The Macaca fascicularis isolate 582-1 chromosome 11, T2T-MFA8v1.1 genome includes a region encoding these proteins:
- the AKAP3 gene encoding A-kinase anchor protein 3: MADKVDWLQSQNGVCKVDVYSPGDNQAQDWKMDTSTDPVRVLSWLRRDLEKSTAEFQDVRFKPGESFGGETSNSGDPHKGFSVDYYNNTKGTPERLHFEMTHKENPCQGPRAQLGNGSSVDEVSFYANRLTNLVIAMARKEINEKIDGSENKCVHQSLYMGNEPPPTKSLSKIASELVNETVSACSRNAAPDKAPGSGDRASGSSQSPPNLKYKSTLKIEERAKERQGPEDKPASKKSFFYKEVFESRNGDYARESGRFFPRERKRFRGQERPDDFTASVSEGIMTYANSVVSDMMVSIMKTLKIQVKDTTLATILLKKVLLKHAKDVVSDLIDSFMRNLHSITGTLMTDTQFVSAVKRTVFTHGSQKAADIMDAMLRKLYNVMFVKKVPEHVRKAQDTAESYSLISMKGMGDPKHRNVNFAMKSETKLREQMYSEPKSEEETCAKTLGEHIIKEGLTLWHKSQQKECKSLGFQHAACEAPNTQCKPSPDISFEYPEDICNLSPPPYPPEKPENFICDSDSWAKDLIVSALLLIQYHLAQGGRRDAQSFLEAAGTTNFPANEPPVVPDESCLKSAPIVGDQEQAEKKDLRSVFFNFIRNLLSETIFKRDQSSEPKVPEQPVKEDRKLCDRPLAPSPPKLCEDDETPGALSGLTKMVVSQIDGHMSGQMVEHLMNSVMKLCVIIAKSCDSSLAELGDDKLGDDKSGDASRLTSAFPDSLYECLPVKGTGSAEALLQNAYQAIHNEMRGISGQPPEGCAAPKVIVSNHNLTDTVQNKQLQAVLQWVAASELNVPILYFAGDDEGIQEKLLQLSAAAVDKGCSVGEVLQSVLRYEKERQLNEAVGNVTPLQLLDWLMVNL, encoded by the exons ATGGCAGATAAGGTTGACTGGTTACAAAGCCAAAATGGAGTATGCAAAGTTGATGTCTATTCTCCTGGAGACAACCAAGCCCAGGACTGGAAAATG GACACCTCCACGGATCCTGTCAGAGTGCTCAGCTGGCTCCGCAGAGACCTGGAGAAAAGTACAGCAGAGTTCCAAGATGTTAGGTTCAAACCCGGAGAATCATTTGGTGGGGAAACGTCCAACTCAGGAGACCCACACAAAGGTTTCTCTGTAGACTATTACAACAACACCAAGGGCACTCCGGAAAGATTGCATTTTGAGATGACTCACAAAGAGAATCCTTGCCAGGGCCCCAGGGCCCAACTTGGCAATGGGAGTTCAGTAGATGAAGTTTCCTTCTATGCTAACCGCCTCACGAATCTAGTCATAGCCATGGCCCGCAAAGAGATCAATGAGAAGATCGATGGCTCTGAAAACAAATGTGTCCATCAGTCATTGTACATGGGGAATGAACCCCCACCCACCAAAAGCCTCAGTAAGATAGCATCAGAGCTTGTGAATGAGACCGTCTCTGCCTGTTCCAGGAATGCTGCCCCAGACAAGGCTCCTGGCTCTGGAGACAGAGCCTCAGGATCATCACAAAGTCCCCCAAATTTGAAATACAAGTCCACTTTGAAGATCGAGGAGCGCGCCAAAGAAAGACAGGGTCCAGAGGACAAGCCTGCTTCTAAGAAGTCTTTCTTCTATAAGGAAGTGTTTGAATCTCGTAATGGAGATTATGCCAGAGAGAGTGGAAGGTTCTTTCCTCGGGAGAGAAAGAGGTTTCGAGGGCAGGAAAGGCCTGATGACTTTACAGCTTCTGTTAGTGAAGGGATCATGACCTATGCTAACAGTGTGGTATCTGATATGATGGTCTCCATCATGAAGACACTGAAGATCCAAGTGAAAGACACAACCCTTGCCACCATCCTACTGAAGAAGGTTCTGCTCAAGCATGCAAAAGATGTGGTCTCGGATCTCATCGACTCCTTCATGAGGAACCTCCACAGCATCACAGGGACCCTCATGACTGACACACAGTTTGTCTCAGCTGTGAAAAGAACTGTCTTCACTCACGGAAGCCAAAAGGCCGCAGATATCATGGATGCCATGCTAAGGAAGCTGTACAATGTCATGTTTGTCAAGAAAGTCCCTGAGCATGTCAGGAAAGCCCAAGACACGGCTGAGAGTTATTCCCTCATCTCCATGAAAGGAATGGGTGATCCTAAACACCGAAATGTGAACTTTGCCATGAAATCTGAAACTAAATTGAGAGAACAAATGTATTCTGAACCCAAATCAGAGGAGGAGACTTGCGCCAAAACTCTGGGTGAACACATTATCAAAGAGGGGCTGACCTTGTGGCATAAAAGTCAACAGAAAGAATGTAAATCTCTAGGTTTCCAGCATGCAGCATGTGAAGCTCCCAACACACAGTGTAAGCCTTCACCAGACATTTCCTTTGAGTACCCTGAAGATATTTGCAACCTCAGCCCTCCTCCATATCCCCCAGAGAAACCTGAGAATTTTATATGTGATTCAGACTCCTGGGCCAAGGACCTGATCGTATCTGCCCTACTTCTGATTCAATATCACCTGGcccagggaggaagaagggatgCACAGAGCTTCCTTGAAGCTGCTGGCACCACCAACTTTCCTGCCAATGAGCCTCCTGTAGTTCCTGATGAATCCTGCCTGAAGTCTGCTCCCATTGTAGGTGACCAAGAACAAGCAGAAAAGAAGGACCTAAGGagtgttttcttcaatttcatcCGGAACTTACTTAGTGAGACCATTTTCAAGCGTGACCAAAGCTCTGAACCCAAGGTGCCGGAACAGCCAGTTAAGGAAGATAGGAAGTTGTGTGACAGACCTTTAGCCCCGTCTCCCCCTAAACTATGTGAAGATGATGAGACCCCTGGTGCCCTTTCTGGGCTGACCAAGATGGTTGTCAGCCAGATAGATGGCCACATGAGTGGGCAGATGGTAGAACATCTGATGAACTCAGTGATGAAGCTGTGTGTCATCATTGCTAAGTCCTGTGATTCTTCTTTGGCAGAGCTGGGAGATGACAAGTTGGGAGATGACAAGTCTGGAGATGCCAGTAGGCTAACTTCGGCCTTCCCAGATAGTTTATATGAGTGTTTGCCAGTCAAGGGCACAGGGTCAGCAGAAGCTCTCCTGCAGAATGCCTATCAAGCTATCCATAATGAAATGAGAGGTATATCAGGTCAGCCTCCTGAAGGGTGTGCAGCACCCAAGGTGATTGTCAGCAATCACAACCTAACGGATACAGTTCAGAACAAGCAACTCCAAGCCGTCCTTCAATGGGTAGCTGCCTCTGAGCTCAATGTCCCTATTTTGTACTTTGCTGGTGATGATGAAGGGATCCAGGAGAAG CTACTTCAGCTCTCAGCTGCTGCTGTGGACAAAGGATGCAGCGTGGGCGAGGTTCTGCAGTCGGTGCTGCGCTATGAGAAGGAGCGCCAGCTGAATGAGGCGGTGGGGAATGTCACACCCCTGCAGCTGCTGGACTGGCTGATGGTGAACCTGTGA